The window ATTTCTAAAAGATTCATAACTCCAGTATTTTCTATATCATCTAGAATCTTGGAGCTAAGTCTATTTTGCAATATTTCCTTATTTGTTTCCAATATCACAACTAAATTTGGTTTTTTTGCAATTGCAAGATTTAGATTTAAAAGTAAATAAAAATCAAGAGAAGAACAATAAGCAACTCCGCTTATAAAACTTCTATCACTTATTATTAATTTATCTTTATTTGGTAGTATCAAATTTTTTGTATGATTTGCCCTATCGCTCATAAACAATAATGCTTGCGTGGTATTGTCTAAATTTCCATGCAATGCTAATTCTCTTATTTGCATACCAAAAGTGCTAGAACTTGGCTCTTTTGTAAAGATTGCATGTTTAAATTTTTTGCCCAAAAGCTCTATTTGTGTGCTTTTCCCGCTTGTATCAACACCTTCTAAGACTATATACATTATCAATCTCCATTGATACGAAAATTAGATTTGATATATGTATATACTTCTTTTGGCACCAAATGCTCTACATTGTAGCTATATACGAGTATAGATCTAACTATACTTGAGCTAATAAATATATTTTTTAATGTAGGCATAAAATACACAGTCCCTAAATCGCTATTTAGTGAAGAATTTGCATATCCTATCTGCAATTCATACTCAAAATCACCAACAGCCCTAAGCCCTCGCACTAAAATATTAGATTCTTTTTGTTTTGCAAAATCTGCTAAAAGGCAGGAAAACGGCTCTATTGTCACATTATCTATTTTTTTTGTTGCAAGTTTTAGCATCTCTACTCTACATTCAAGACTAAACATAGGATTTTTTGTGCTAGATTCTGCTACTGCAACTATCACTTTTTCAAAAATTTCACAACTTCGCCTAACAATATCTAAATGC of the Helicobacter sp. MIT 99-5507 genome contains:
- the tmk gene encoding dTMP kinase, translated to MYIVLEGVDTSGKSTQIELLGKKFKHAIFTKEPSSSTFGMQIRELALHGNLDNTTQALLFMSDRANHTKNLILPNKDKLIISDRSFISGVAYCSSLDFYLLLNLNLAIAKKPNLVVILETNKEILQNRLSSKILDDIENTGVMNLLEIQKKIFTIVEILNIDYIAIPCDKNKDEICEIICSKIKELN
- the coaD gene encoding pantetheine-phosphate adenylyltransferase, whose protein sequence is MSKIAIYPGTFDPVTNGHLDIVRRSCEIFEKVIVAVAESSTKNPMFSLECRVEMLKLATKKIDNVTIEPFSCLLADFAKQKESNILVRGLRAVGDFEYELQIGYANSSLNSDLGTVYFMPTLKNIFISSSIVRSILVYSYNVEHLVPKEVYTYIKSNFRINGD